The nucleotide window ATGGGCTAATATCCATATCCAATGAGAGCTCTGCTTTCTTGTAGAAAGAGAAGTTTTATTGCACAATTTTAATAGCGCAGTTATCCAATGAGAGAGATTATTTACAAAAGCATCAGAAGAATTAATGTTTCTATTGGATGTTGGATGCGTTCCGCAACTCGTCGAGAATAAAACGAATAACGCGCGTGGCCCCTAATTCGGATCGTAGCCGTCGTGTGTCGTCACGTGGGGAACCGCAGGCAAAATCACTAGACTTCGTATAGTCTGCTACGTCCGCTGTCAAAGTTGTCCGTTGACGCGTGTACGTGGGTTAATTGATGAGAGTAAAGTCACGCATAAATAAAGCAGGCACTACGTGGAAAAGGAAGAGGGACGGCCGCCCGGAGCACTTGGTCACGTAACGTGTCAAGCATGCGGTATCATCGTGGCGAGCGGGCGGCCTTCACGTAGCGTCTCTCTATCTTGCGGAGCAAAATGCATCGAGAGCGGCGCCGTTAAGTTTCCACGACGAAATTCAACGTCGAGAATATTTCTGCTAGCGTTCCAGGTACCGTCCCTATCTCCCTCGCATCCGGTAATTCTCGGCGATCAATTTACATCGCCAATCTGTCGCTCGATACGACGAGCTTTAACCTACGTTTTCtacgttatattattactCAACTTGATCGGTCACATCATCTCCCTGCCCGTTCCACTAtgttatttcgttttattttattatgaaaatcGCAATTAAAGTGCGGAGCACAATTTTCACAGTGTTTTTCAGTTCAAAATTTATTGggcttaatttatttttctgtttgcAGAATTTCATGAAGTGCTTGAAAACGAATATGTTTTGAAGATGCCATCAGAGACGAATGCCATGGGCAGTGTGTCcaaggaggaagaggaggacaCAGAACAATCAAAGGAACAGTCTGTTGCATTAATGACTTTAAATTCTGCAACTCAGGACTCAAGTGTATCTTCAAAGCATATAGATACTCATCTGGCAAATGCCAATGGTGATAAAATATCTTCATCAGATGTCAGAACCAAGTTTTTCAATTTGTCTGAAGACACAGTGATGACAACAAGTGATAGCTCTGAAACTACAAATGATTTAGATGAAACAGAAATTTTAAGTCCCCAAGAAAAAACTATAGGTAATCtcactatttaatttataagtatacctttaactttaatttttactagttataaaaaatattgcaaaattgtGATTTATTggatttaaaatatgttaaaataatatttaaaaaaattttagatacATTAGTACTGGTTCACCAAACTGAAGaaaatgatgataataatGCAGATACTGTCTGTAATGATACTGTACAAAATTCGAGCAAAAAATCAACTTTTCTTCATAAAAATCTGTccagaaaaaaatgtatattaacaGATGGTATATCTGAAATTCATAATACTTCAGAATTGGCAACCTGCTCTAACAATATTCCAGATAAAAAGGCTTATGAGCCTGAAAGGGGTCACAATGTTATTTTAGATGAATACAATCATGAATCAACTGCAGGGAATctgtgtaataataatattgatgtCACAGATGAGCACAAATTGAGCAGAGAAATAATACACCCTGACAACCAATCTTTAAAAAACAATGATTCCGCTACAAACCATAGTCTTGTcaatgcattattaaaaacatcTAGCAACGACGATAAAGATTCCAACATAGATTGTGatagtaatttattaacagaTGGATTAACAGCATTGTCTTTAGATACGTCTAAAGAGTCGAGTTCACAAAGTGCAACTTTAGTCAATTATAGTAATGCGACTAATGACGCGAAAGAACCTTTAAATttagacaataataataagagTTTACTTGGAAACGTGACTGACGGAAATGAATTACCCAGCTCGTCCAAACATCTTTATAAAGAAATGTCAATGCCACAAGATGCAGGATGTTCTTTGTCCTATAATGATTCTGCGAGTACAAGCAAACCATTTAAACTGCCAATTTTAGAGAAGATGCCTAAAACTGCCAGTGTTCAACAATCTCAAGTCGAAGAAAATGCAGCAGCATTTTTAGACTCGGCATTTACGAGACAAAATCAATTGGAAGGAGTTCGTTGCCTAGATTTAGAGCCTCGATCGTCAAATAGCAGCGAGGAAAGTAATTCAGATATAGAGTCGCATCCGAGCACAagtaataatgatattaaaaaagtaagcgaataaaaatattctataattaCCTATACCTATatctttaaacaaaatttttttgtttctttttatttgtatattttttaattttttcttttcttttgttttacagtaaatttacataaatgagattgttttattttagagaCAGTGCAGACCAAATGGAATTGTATCAAAAGAAGGAGCGGAATATTATCAGCTATGGCGTAGTACGGCAGGTGGTCATTCCTCTCCCGAGTCTTTATATGAAACTCTGTATCCAATGCCACCACCACTTCCACCAAGAGCAGCACATCGTCCGTTACACAGAAGTAACGCTTTGCCAAGCGGCGCACCGGAATTACCTAAACGGCATCAAAGGCCTCCTACGATAGTACACCCTGAAGATTGTTTCGGATTTGAAATTGTAGATGTTGACGAAGCTTCAAATCTTAAggttgaaaaaattaaattgttactAGTAAATATAACGTTGCacttaaattatatgtattatttataaaattttagttaagaaCAGCAGTTACAAAAAGTATCGCTTTATTAAGTTCACCAAGATCTCACAGGCAACGAGAAAGACCGGAATCAACAATGGCAAATCAGCTGGAATGTCCACCTACTCCTACACATCGACCGAAACCTTTGTGTCCATTGCCTGTATGCCAAACATCGAATGTACCTTTATCTTCGGAAGAACCTTTACCTCCATgtaagtaaatataatattaagagGTACGGTAGTGTCTCGCGGCAAATTTACATGCGGCGAGACCGACAGCGATTTATTACACGCTTATAATTTTCTCCAtattttccatcttttttttttaatattaattaattaatcgtcatATATATTTCAGCATGGGAAGCGAGAATAGATAGCCATGGCCGAGTATTTTACATAGATCACATAAATCGAACTACAACGTGGCAAAGACCGAACTTGACGACACGTAATATCGGCTGCGACCTACGAAGACAACAATTAGACAGGCGTTATCAAAGTGTACGGCGAACTATTTCACGTCCTGACAGCATAGATCGCGAAGCTAATAGCTCAAATGGCAATTCTTTTGATAATACCGAGCGACAGAATGATCGTACTGACAGAGGTGAATCTGAGCCATTCGATATTACCGCGATTCCGCCGGTACTATTCCTAACACGGCCCGACTTTTTCACTGTGCTAC belongs to Cardiocondyla obscurior isolate alpha-2009 linkage group LG28, Cobs3.1, whole genome shotgun sequence and includes:
- the Hecw gene encoding E3 ubiquitin-protein ligase HECW2; the encoded protein is MPSETNAMGSVSKEEEEDTEQSKEQSVALMTLNSATQDSSVSSKHIDTHLANANGDKISSSDVRTKFFNLSEDTVMTTSDSSETTNDLDETEILSPQEKTIDTLVLVHQTEENDDNNADTVCNDTVQNSSKKSTFLHKNLSRKKCILTDGISEIHNTSELATCSNNIPDKKAYEPERGHNVILDEYNHESTAGNLCNNNIDVTDEHKLSREIIHPDNQSLKNNDSATNHSLVNALLKTSSNDDKDSNIDCDSNLLTDGLTALSLDTSKESSSQSATLVNYSNATNDAKEPLNLDNNNKSLLGNVTDGNELPSSSKHLYKEMSMPQDAGCSLSYNDSASTSKPFKLPILEKMPKTASVQQSQVEENAAAFLDSAFTRQNQLEGVRCLDLEPRSSNSSEESNSDIESHPSTSNNDIKKRQCRPNGIVSKEGAEYYQLWRSTAGGHSSPESLYETLYPMPPPLPPRAAHRPLHRSNALPSGAPELPKRHQRPPTIVHPEDCFGFEIVDVDEASNLKLRTAVTKSIALLSSPRSHRQRERPESTMANQLECPPTPTHRPKPLCPLPVCQTSNVPLSSEEPLPPSWEARIDSHGRVFYIDHINRTTTWQRPNLTTRNIGCDLRRQQLDRRYQSVRRTISRPDSIDREANSSNGNSFDNTERQNDRTDRGESEPFDITAIPPVLFLTRPDFFTVLHTNADAMEVYNRNSSLKHMINRVRRDPIVFPRYEHNRDLVALINVFADSSKELPRGYESKLDRTGKRFFICHARKATSFIDPRLPTEAAHIRTLLDEAPVPPPRPQQASVTATPDIPVAYNDKVVAFLRQPNIMDILKERHSALGQNIALREKVNTIRVEGTIALQRWGHDVPLALLLSLFEQEIMSYVPGSMGRSPLGSPHASPGLTRASARAPAPYRRDFEAKLRTFYRKLESKGYGQGPGKLKLHIRREHLLEDAFTRIMAASKKDLQKGKLVVIFDHEEGLDYGGPSREFFFHLSRELFNPYYGLFEYSANDTYTVQISPMSAFVDNYHDWFRFSGRVLGLALVHQYLLDAFFTRPFYKALLRIPASLSDLESLDQEFHQSLMWIKEKDISIEPLELTFSVTEELLGRVAERELKPGGRNIAVTEKNKKEYLERVVRWRLERGVAEQTESLVRGFYEVVDPRLVSVFDARELELVIAGAAEIDLNDWRTHTEYRSGYHDAHPVVEWFWSSISRFTNEQRLRLLQFVTGTSSIPYEGFAALRGSTGPRKFCIEKWGRPNSLPRAHTCFNRLDLPPYPTPEILYEKLLLAVEETNTFGIE